ATCCGTCCGAGGAAATTGAGCGCCGTGCGTTCGCCCGCGAGGATGGGACGGGCCGGTCCCGAGACCTCGGCGAGGACGGCGCCGGCGCCAGCTCTCTCCCCCTCGGGCAGGCACGCGTCGAAGCCCAGCGAGGGATCGAGGAACAAGAAGACCTCGCGAGCGACCGGAATGCCCGCGACGACCGTCTCCCTTCGGGCGACGATCCTCCCCCGCCCCCGGCAGCCGGCGTCGACCACCGCCGCGGTGGTCAGGTCGCCGCGCTCGCCGAGGTCCTCCTCGATCGCCGCGCGGACGATCCGGCGCAACGCGGCGGGATCGAGAGACGGAGGATTCACGGCCGGGGTCCGCCGCTCAGCGAGGCCAGGGTGCTTTCGATTCGTCTCTTCTTGTCGAGCATCTCCTTCTGCGCCGCGCGCTCGCGCTCGACCACCTCGGCCGGCGCTCTGAGCAGGAACGACTCGTTGCCGAGCTTGCGGGCCCGGCCCTCGACCTCCGTGTCGATGCGGGCGAGCTCCCGACCGAGACGGGCTCGCTCGACGTCGAGATCGAGGAGCCCCGCGAGAGGCACCGCCACCTCGAGCCCGCGGACCACGCCGCGGGCCGCGATGAGGCCGGCCTCGAACGCATCCACGACACGCACGGAGCCGGCGCGGCACAGCGTCGCGACGAGATCGGCCTCGTCGCTCACGAGCCGCGCGTTCCTCGGGCTCGACGCGTGGATGAGCACCTCGACCCGGCGCGAAGGATCGATGTTCGACTCCGCGCGGAGGTTCCGGATCCTCACCACCAGGTCCTGCAGGATTTCAACGTCCCGCTCGGCTTTGACGTCGAGGCGCGCCTCGTCCGCCTTCGGCCACTCGGCCACCGCCAGGTAATCCCCCCGGTGCGGGATCTTCTGCCAGAGCTCCTCCGTCAGGTGCGGCATGAACGGGTGCAGGAGGCGGAGGAGTGTGTCGAGGACCTCGAGGAGCACGGCGCGGGCGGTGGCGGCGCGAACCGCTTCGCCCCCCGTGGCCCCGTCCCGGGGCGCGGCGAGATCGGGCTTCACGAACTCGATGTACCAGTCGCAGAACTCGTGCCACACGAAGTGGTAGAGAGCGTCAGCGGCGCGGTCGAACCGGTACTGCTCCAGTGCCGCGTCGACCTCGCGGATCACCTGATGGGTGCGCGACACGATCCAGCGGTCGGTCAGCGTGAGGGACGAGGCCGCCGTGGCCGCAGAAGGCTCGCCGTCCCCGAGCCTCAGCAGCACGAAACGGCACGCGTTCCAGAGCTTGTTCGCGAAGGCGCGGTACCCCTCCATCCGCTCCGGGGACAGCGGGATGTCGTTGCCGGGCGCGGCGAGGATCGCCAAGGTGAAGCGGACCGCATCGGTGCCGAATCGGGACTGCAGCTCCGACGGCTCGATGGTGTTTCCCTTGGACTTCGACATCTTCTGGCCCTGCTCGTCGCGCACCAGACCGTGGATGTACACCTCCCGGAACGGAACGTCCCCCATGAACTTGAGCCCCATCATCATCATCCGCGCGACCCAGAAGAAGATGATGTCGAAGCCGGTGATGAGGAGGCTCGTGGGGTAGTAGCGCTCGAGATCGGGGGTCCGGTCGGGCCACCCCAGCGTGCTGAACGGCCAGAGGGCCGAGGAGAACCACGTGTCGAGCACGTCCTCGTCCTGGCGGAGCGGCCCGCCGCACCGACCGCAGGCGGAGGGGTCTTCCTCCGAGACCTCGATGTTGCCGCACGCGTCGCAGTACCAGGCGGGGATCCGGTGTCCCCACCAGAGCTGGCGGGAGATGCACCAATCGTGGATGTTGGCCATCCACTCGAAGTACGTCTTGGACCAGGACGCGGGGACGAACTGCATGCGCCCGTCCCGCACCGCCTCGATGGCGGGGCCGGCCAGCGGGGCGATGCGAACGAACCACTGCGTGGACAGCAGCGGCTCGATCATCGTTCCGCACCGCTGACAGTGCCCCACCGCGTGCTCGTGGTCCTTGACGTCGTGCAGCAGCCCCTGCTCCTCGAGGCGCTGGACGATGCGCTTCCGCGCTTGGAGCCGGTCGAGGCCGGCGTACTCCCCCGCCTCCGCGGTCATCCGGCCGGAGGTGTCGATGACCACGGGCTGCGGGAGTCCGTGCCGCTGGCCGGCCAAGAAGTCGTTGGGATCGTGCGCCGGCGTGACCTTCACGGCGCCGGTGCCGAAGGCGGGGTCCACGAACGCGTCGGCGATCACCGGTATCGTGCGATTCGCGAGCGGCAGGTTGAGCTGCCGCCCGACCAGCGAGCGGTAACGCTCGTCGTCGGGGTGCACCGCAACCGCGGAGTCCCCAAGCATCGTCTCCGGCCGGGTCGTGGCCACGAGGATGCCCTTCCCCTTCCCGTCGGCCGCCGGGTAGCGGACCGTGTACAGCTTCCCCCGAAGAGGCTCGTGGACGGTCTCGAGGTCGGAGATCGCGGTGCGGCAGCGAGGGCACCAGTTCACGATGTACCGGTCACGGTAGATCAGACCCTCGCGGTGCAGCCGGACGAACACGGTCCGGACCGCGCGCGAGAGCCCGTCGTCCAGCGTGAAGCGCTCCCGCGTCCAGTCGCACGAGGCGCCGAGCCCCTTGAGCGCATCGACGATCCGGCCGCCGTAGCTCCGCTTCCATTCCCAAACCCGCGCGACGAACGCTTCGCGACCGACGGCGTGGCGGGCCTTGCCCTCCTGGGCGAGTTCCCGCTCCACCACCATCTGGGTCGCGATTCCGGCGTGGTCGGTTCCCGGGAGCCAGAGCACGTCCCATCCCCGCATGCGGTGCCACCGCGCGAGCACGTCGTGCAGCGTGTGGTTGAGGACGTGGCCGATGTGGAGGTTGCCGGTGATGTTCGGCGGCGGCAGCACGATGCTCCACGGGCGGCGCCCCGATTCCGGCTTGGCCTCGAACAGCCGCTGCTCGAACCACTCCCGGTTCCAACGCGCCTCGACGGTCTCGGGGCGGTATTCCTTGTCGATCTCCATCCTTCCCTCGATCTCTTCGGACGTGCACGGCCTCGATGTGCTCAGCCGCGTCCTTGCTCCTCGCGCTCGATCTCCCTGAGTCGCTCCCGAATCACGGCCTCGGCGAGGTCCGGTACGACCTCCCACGCGACCTCGCGGAGCGCCTCGCCCCCGAGCCGCTCGACGACGGCGCGGGCGATGGCTTCGATCTCCTCCGGGGACAGCGCGGTGCGGCCGGTGGGGGCCTCGAGCGTCGGAGGCGGCAAGGCCGGCGCCTCCGCCGCGCCGGCGGAGGTCGCCCCGGGCTCGAACGACGTCGCGACCGCCTCGAGGGCCCAGAGAGGCGTCGGGGTCGTGGGGACCGCGGGCGTCTCGGGCGCGTCGAACACCGCGCCGTGCAGTTCCTCGCGCGCCGCCGCCTCCGGCTCCACGGCCGGGGACGAGGCCGCCCAGGGGGTCTCCTCCGCCTCGGGCGGGATGGAGGGCACCGGCGCGGAGGCCATGTCCCGCGCAGCCAGATCGTCGAGAACCGCTTCGAGCTCCAAGTCCTCCGCGGGCTCGACCCGTGGCGCGAGCGATCGCGGCCCTCGAGCCAGAAGGTGTTCGACCCGCTGCACCAGCGTCCTCGACTCGAACGGCTTGACGAGGTGGCCGTCGGCGCCGCACTCCCGGGCGCGGTCCGGGTCAAAAGGCTCGAACGTCCCGGCGAGGAGGAGCACCGGCACCGGGCGCGAGGACGCCTTGACCCGCTTGCAGATCTCGTACCCCGTGGGGCCGGGCATCACGACATCCGCCAGGATGATGTCGGGCTTCAGCGTGTCGAGGCGCTCCAGCGCCTCCCTCCCCGATTCCACCGCCTCCACGCGGAAGTCCGTGTCGCCGAAGGTGAGCTCGACCACCTTTCGGATGGTGACGCTGTCGTCGGCCAACAGGATCGTCCTGCTCATCGTTCGCCCTCCTGGAGCGCCGGCGCCGCTCGCGTCCCTCCTAGAGCTTCCGCGGACGGATGTGGTCCTTGACCCAGGTCACCGCCTGATCGGTGGTCGTGCCCGGGGTGAAGATCTCGCGGACTCCCGCGGCCCTGAGCGCGGGAATGTCCTGCTCCGGGACGATGCCTCCTCCGAAGACGGCGATGTCGCCGGCGCCGCGCTCCCGCAGCAGCTCGATCACGCGCGGGAACAGGTAGTTGTGAGCGCCGGAAAGGACCGAGAGCGCCACGCCGTCCACGTCCTCCTGGATGGCGGTGTTGACCACCATCTCCGGGGACTGGTGGAGGCCGGTGTAGATCACCTCGAACCCCGCGTCACGGAACGCCCGGGCGATGATCTTCGCGCCTCGGTCGTGCCCGTCCAACCCGACCTTCCCCACGAGCAACCTGAGCCTCTGTCCCTCGCTCACGTCCTTCCTCGCCCCCCGCCGCGGCCGTGCGGCCGCGCCGAGGCGAATCGACACCTAGAGCACCGGAACCTCTCGGTACCTGCCGAACGCGGGGACCAGGGAGTCGCAGATCTCGCCGACGGTCGCGTAGACCCGCACCGCCCTCAGCATCCCGGGGAGCAGGTTCTCTCCTCCCGTCGCGGCGCGAGCCAGGGCGTCGAGGGCGTCGGCGACGACGCCGGCGTCCCGCGTCCCCTTGACGCCGCGGAGGCGGGCGAGCTGCTCCCCCTCCACCTCTTCGCCGATCTTGAGGGTTTCGGGGAGGGCGGTCGGGCGCATCGTGTGCTTGTTGACCCCCACGACCGTCTTGACGCGGTCGTCGACCTCGCGCTGGTAGCGGTACGAGGCGTCCGCGATCTCCTTCTGCGGGAAGCCGGCCTCGATGGCGGCCACGATCCCGCCGAGAGTGTCGATCCGGTCGATGTAGGCCGCCGCCTCCCGCTCCATCCGATCGGTCAGCGCCTCGACGAAGTAGGATCCGCCCAGCGGGTCCACCGTGTTCGTGACGCCGGACTCCTCGGCCAGGATCTGCTGGGTGCGGAGCGCGAGCGTCACCGATTCCTCGCTCGGGAGCGCCAGCGTCTCGTCCAGCGAATTCGTG
The genomic region above belongs to Terriglobia bacterium and contains:
- a CDS encoding valine--tRNA ligase; translated protein: MEIDKEYRPETVEARWNREWFEQRLFEAKPESGRRPWSIVLPPPNITGNLHIGHVLNHTLHDVLARWHRMRGWDVLWLPGTDHAGIATQMVVERELAQEGKARHAVGREAFVARVWEWKRSYGGRIVDALKGLGASCDWTRERFTLDDGLSRAVRTVFVRLHREGLIYRDRYIVNWCPRCRTAISDLETVHEPLRGKLYTVRYPAADGKGKGILVATTRPETMLGDSAVAVHPDDERYRSLVGRQLNLPLANRTIPVIADAFVDPAFGTGAVKVTPAHDPNDFLAGQRHGLPQPVVIDTSGRMTAEAGEYAGLDRLQARKRIVQRLEEQGLLHDVKDHEHAVGHCQRCGTMIEPLLSTQWFVRIAPLAGPAIEAVRDGRMQFVPASWSKTYFEWMANIHDWCISRQLWWGHRIPAWYCDACGNIEVSEEDPSACGRCGGPLRQDEDVLDTWFSSALWPFSTLGWPDRTPDLERYYPTSLLITGFDIIFFWVARMMMMGLKFMGDVPFREVYIHGLVRDEQGQKMSKSKGNTIEPSELQSRFGTDAVRFTLAILAAPGNDIPLSPERMEGYRAFANKLWNACRFVLLRLGDGEPSAATAASSLTLTDRWIVSRTHQVIREVDAALEQYRFDRAADALYHFVWHEFCDWYIEFVKPDLAAPRDGATGGEAVRAATARAVLLEVLDTLLRLLHPFMPHLTEELWQKIPHRGDYLAVAEWPKADEARLDVKAERDVEILQDLVVRIRNLRAESNIDPSRRVEVLIHASSPRNARLVSDEADLVATLCRAGSVRVVDAFEAGLIAARGVVRGLEVAVPLAGLLDLDVERARLGRELARIDTEVEGRARKLGNESFLLRAPAEVVERERAAQKEMLDKKRRIESTLASLSGGPRP
- a CDS encoding response regulator; the encoded protein is MSRTILLADDSVTIRKVVELTFGDTDFRVEAVESGREALERLDTLKPDIILADVVMPGPTGYEICKRVKASSRPVPVLLLAGTFEPFDPDRARECGADGHLVKPFESRTLVQRVEHLLARGPRSLAPRVEPAEDLELEAVLDDLAARDMASAPVPSIPPEAEETPWAASSPAVEPEAAAREELHGAVFDAPETPAVPTTPTPLWALEAVATSFEPGATSAGAAEAPALPPPTLEAPTGRTALSPEEIEAIARAVVERLGGEALREVAWEVVPDLAEAVIRERLREIEREEQGRG
- a CDS encoding cobalamin B12-binding domain-containing protein; translation: MSEGQRLRLLVGKVGLDGHDRGAKIIARAFRDAGFEVIYTGLHQSPEMVVNTAIQEDVDGVALSVLSGAHNYLFPRVIELLRERGAGDIAVFGGGIVPEQDIPALRAAGVREIFTPGTTTDQAVTWVKDHIRPRKL